One stretch of Serinicoccus hydrothermalis DNA includes these proteins:
- a CDS encoding VOC family protein, which produces MSPTAGGGPTAMDITRDISSVTVVVEDLDRALAFYRDVLGCEVRTDTEPFPGVRMVEVAPPGSAVGVALLTREGGLPLGVRYWIDDADLAHRELREAGVHLHEEVLRLEGMPPMFTFDDSEGNTVILLERDQASAAVTDVVACLPVSDLDRAAEFYRAVLGREPDARPMPGLAEWHDRSGSLQVTLDERRAGGGLVTITVTDLRRTAADLAAAGVELEVREGTAVAGFASVEDPDGNLLTLVQAAG; this is translated from the coding sequence ATGAGTCCGACCGCCGGCGGCGGTCCCACCGCCATGGACATCACACGGGACATCTCCAGCGTGACCGTCGTCGTCGAGGACCTGGACCGCGCGCTCGCCTTCTACCGCGACGTCCTCGGCTGCGAGGTGCGCACGGACACCGAGCCGTTCCCGGGGGTGCGGATGGTCGAGGTCGCACCTCCCGGCTCCGCCGTCGGGGTCGCGCTGCTCACCCGTGAGGGTGGCCTCCCCCTGGGCGTGCGCTACTGGATCGACGACGCCGACCTGGCCCACCGTGAGCTCCGCGAGGCCGGGGTGCACCTGCACGAGGAGGTGCTGCGGCTGGAGGGTATGCCGCCGATGTTCACCTTCGACGACTCCGAGGGCAACACCGTCATCCTGCTCGAGCGGGACCAGGCCTCCGCCGCCGTGACCGACGTGGTCGCCTGCCTTCCCGTGTCCGACCTGGACCGGGCCGCGGAGTTCTACCGAGCCGTCCTCGGGAGGGAGCCTGACGCCCGCCCCATGCCGGGCCTCGCGGAGTGGCACGACCGGTCGGGGTCGCTGCAGGTGACCCTCGACGAGCGGCGCGCGGGAGGGGGTCTGGTCACGATCACGGTCACCGACCTGCGCCGGACCGCTGCGGACCTGGCCGCCGCGGGTGTGGAGCTCGAGGTGCGCGAGGGCACCGCCGTGGCCGGCTTCGCCTCGGTCGAGGACCCCGACGGCAACCTGCTCACGCTGGTGCAGGCCGCGGGCTGA
- a CDS encoding GntR family transcriptional regulator, producing the protein MLIRIDPDSGAPVFEQIVDQVVAGVRAGDLVTGEKLPPVRQLAGDLGIAPNTVAKAYRQLEEEGHVETRGRGGTLVRDELAPALPSRGAAEDFARSARAAGLDLSQAIGLLRRSW; encoded by the coding sequence ATGCTGATCCGGATCGACCCCGACTCGGGCGCCCCCGTCTTCGAGCAGATCGTCGACCAGGTGGTCGCGGGCGTGCGGGCGGGCGATCTCGTCACGGGCGAGAAGCTGCCCCCGGTCCGCCAGCTCGCCGGTGACCTGGGGATCGCCCCCAACACGGTGGCGAAGGCCTACCGCCAGCTCGAGGAAGAGGGCCACGTCGAGACGCGAGGTCGCGGCGGCACCCTGGTACGGGACGAGCTGGCCCCGGCCCTGCCCAGCCGCGGCGCCGCCGAGGACTTCGCCCGCTCCGCCCGCGCGGCCGGTCTCGACCTGTCCCAGGCGATCGGGCTGCTCCGCCGGAGCTGGTGA
- a CDS encoding YbhB/YbcL family Raf kinase inhibitor-like protein, with product MDLDRTLAPHPIDTLPAAPASLEVTSEDFADGEALPDSAGYGHGNTSPQLSWSGAPEGTKSYLMVCHDPDAPVVGGFSHWAIIGMPADVTSLAAGAGEYGNQHGEGAFTLANDFGTKDWGGCAPPEGDVPHRYVFTVWALDTDDTGLDASSSVAKAQFMTLGNVLARGSITGTYQL from the coding sequence ATGGATCTCGACCGCACCCTTGCCCCGCACCCGATCGACACCCTGCCGGCCGCGCCGGCATCGCTGGAGGTGACCAGCGAGGACTTCGCCGACGGCGAGGCGCTGCCGGACAGCGCCGGGTACGGCCACGGCAACACCTCGCCCCAGCTGTCCTGGTCCGGCGCACCCGAGGGCACGAAGTCCTACCTCATGGTCTGCCACGACCCGGACGCGCCCGTGGTGGGCGGCTTCTCCCACTGGGCCATCATCGGCATGCCCGCCGACGTCACCAGCCTGGCCGCCGGTGCCGGCGAGTACGGCAACCAGCACGGCGAGGGCGCCTTCACCCTGGCCAACGACTTCGGCACCAAGGACTGGGGCGGCTGCGCGCCGCCGGAGGGCGACGTGCCGCACCGCTACGTGTTCACCGTGTGGGCGCTGGACACCGACGACACCGGCCTGGACGCCTCCAGCTCGGTCGCGAAGGCCCAGTTCATGACCCTCGGCAACGTGCTGGCCCGCGGCTCGATCACCGGCACCTACCAGCTGTGA
- a CDS encoding rhodanese-like domain-containing protein, translated as MSNTPASTSTTVDAQWLAERRAAGADLLVLDVRTPAEFESAHIEGSYNVPLDTLKEHRADIARHLDTDVVLVCRSGARAEQADVTLSAAGSDNLHVLRGGMGAWESSGQRVVRGAQRWELERQVRLVAGGIVLSSILTSTVVPRAKWVAGGIGAGLTFAALSNTCAMGMLLSKLPYNQVKGTDPAQLVAQLTGR; from the coding sequence GTGAGCAACACCCCCGCCAGCACGAGCACGACCGTCGACGCCCAGTGGCTCGCCGAGCGCCGCGCCGCCGGAGCCGACCTGCTCGTCCTGGACGTCCGCACCCCCGCCGAGTTCGAGTCGGCCCACATCGAGGGCTCCTACAACGTGCCGCTGGACACGCTCAAGGAGCACCGCGCCGACATCGCCCGGCACCTGGACACCGACGTCGTGCTCGTCTGCCGGTCCGGCGCCCGGGCGGAGCAGGCCGACGTCACCCTCAGCGCCGCCGGCAGCGACAACCTCCACGTCCTGCGCGGCGGGATGGGCGCCTGGGAGAGCTCGGGCCAGCGGGTCGTCCGCGGCGCCCAGCGCTGGGAGCTGGAGCGCCAGGTCCGGCTCGTCGCCGGCGGCATCGTCCTCTCCAGCATCCTCACCAGCACCGTCGTCCCGAGGGCTAAGTGGGTCGCCGGCGGTATCGGCGCCGGCCTCACCTTCGCCGCGCTGAGCAACACCTGCGCGATGGGGATGCTGCTCTCCAAGCTGCCCTACAACCAGGTCAAGGGGACCGACCCGGCCCAGCTCGTCGCCCAGCTGACCGGACGCTGA
- a CDS encoding NAD(P)/FAD-dependent oxidoreductase has protein sequence MDQPATHHHVLIVGGGTAGISVAARLRRKGVQGIAVIEPSETHDYQPLWTLVGGGCATAAQTRRAEAGLIPEGVVWVRASAVGVDPESKVVTLNDGARHGYEYLVMAPGIQLDWDRIDGLTETLGQDGVSSNYRYDLAPKTWDFIRTTRSGSAVFGMPSGPIKCAGAPQKIAYLACDYWRQQGVLDQIEVHLVLPTPGMFGVPVFAQALEKVARDYGITVHLQSEVTVVDSAARTATVTDLSGEGTDRTLPYDVMHLVPPQSAPDWVKASPLAAADNPDGYVSVDKHTMQHTAYPDVFALGDAGSTPNSKTGAAIRKQAPVLVENLHARMLGGQPTASYDGYASCPLTTSRRTMLLAEFDYSMEPAPTFPIIDATRPRRDMWYLKKYGLPAMYWNGMLKGVA, from the coding sequence ATGGACCAGCCCGCCACGCACCACCACGTCCTCATCGTGGGAGGAGGCACGGCCGGCATCAGTGTCGCGGCACGCCTGCGGCGCAAGGGTGTCCAGGGCATCGCGGTGATCGAGCCGTCCGAGACGCACGACTACCAGCCCCTGTGGACCCTGGTCGGCGGTGGCTGCGCCACGGCCGCCCAGACCCGGCGGGCCGAGGCGGGTCTCATCCCCGAGGGGGTCGTCTGGGTCCGGGCGAGCGCCGTCGGCGTCGACCCGGAGAGCAAGGTCGTGACCCTAAACGACGGCGCGCGCCACGGCTACGAGTACCTCGTCATGGCGCCGGGCATCCAGCTCGACTGGGACCGGATCGACGGACTCACCGAGACCCTGGGCCAGGACGGCGTCTCCAGCAACTACCGCTACGACCTGGCCCCGAAGACCTGGGACTTCATCCGGACCACGCGCTCGGGCTCAGCGGTCTTCGGTATGCCCTCCGGCCCGATCAAGTGCGCGGGAGCGCCGCAGAAGATCGCCTACCTCGCCTGCGACTACTGGCGCCAGCAGGGCGTCCTGGACCAGATCGAGGTGCACCTCGTCCTCCCCACCCCGGGGATGTTCGGCGTGCCGGTCTTCGCGCAGGCGCTGGAGAAGGTGGCCCGCGACTACGGCATCACGGTCCACCTCCAGTCCGAGGTCACCGTGGTCGACTCCGCGGCCCGCACGGCCACGGTCACCGACCTCTCGGGCGAGGGGACGGACCGGACGCTGCCCTACGACGTGATGCACCTGGTGCCGCCCCAGTCGGCGCCCGACTGGGTGAAGGCCTCCCCGCTGGCCGCGGCGGACAACCCGGACGGCTACGTCAGCGTGGACAAGCACACGATGCAGCACACGGCATACCCGGACGTCTTCGCGCTGGGCGACGCCGGCTCCACGCCGAACTCCAAGACGGGTGCGGCCATCCGCAAGCAGGCTCCGGTCCTGGTGGAGAACCTGCACGCGCGAATGCTGGGCGGCCAGCCGACCGCCTCCTACGACGGGTATGCCTCGTGCCCGCTGACCACCTCGCGCCGCACCATGCTGCTGGCCGAGTTCGACTACTCGATGGAGCCGGCCCCGACCTTCCCGATCATCGATGCCACGAGGCCGCGGCGCGACATGTGGTACCTCAAGAAGTACGGCCTGCCCGCGATGTACTGGAACGGCATGCTCAAGGGCGTGGCCTGA
- a CDS encoding MBL fold metallo-hydrolase, whose amino-acid sequence MDVTVIDTSALGDRSYLVHDGEVALVVDPQRDIDRVTAAAAQAGVRITHVAETHIHNDYVTGGLELARATGAAYLVNAADPVQFDRTPISDGESVAVGGLQVQAVATPGHTETHLSYVVTHEGEQAVFSGGSLLFGSVGRTDLVAPAKTTELTHAQYASVRRLVGESQDDAALYPTHGFGSFCSSGPATGAESSTIAEQREHNHALTDQDEAHFVEQLIANLTAYPTYYAHMGPANLKGPQPVDLAVPEPLDAEELTRRLEQGEWVVDLRERVAFADGHLSGAVSFEYGNGASFTTFLGWVLPWNDRITLAGSREQVEAAIRDLSRIGIDSPDAALGTDPAQLAPDAATASYPRVGWEQMLQERGADEAVLDVRRTDEFAASHVEGAVNVPLHELLTRMDEVPTGTVWVHCGSGYRAGVAASLIQRAGGSPVHVDAGFGDAEAAGVPLAS is encoded by the coding sequence ATGGACGTCACCGTCATCGACACCTCCGCCCTGGGCGACCGGTCCTACCTCGTGCACGACGGCGAGGTGGCCCTGGTCGTGGACCCGCAACGCGACATCGACCGCGTCACCGCAGCCGCAGCGCAGGCCGGGGTGCGGATCACCCACGTCGCGGAGACGCACATCCACAACGACTACGTCACCGGCGGGCTCGAGCTCGCCCGGGCGACGGGAGCGGCATACCTCGTCAACGCCGCCGACCCGGTGCAGTTCGACCGCACCCCGATCAGCGACGGCGAGAGCGTGGCCGTCGGCGGGCTGCAGGTGCAGGCGGTCGCCACGCCGGGTCACACCGAGACCCACCTGTCCTACGTCGTCACCCACGAGGGCGAGCAGGCGGTCTTCTCCGGCGGCAGCCTGCTCTTCGGCTCGGTCGGGCGCACCGACCTCGTCGCGCCAGCCAAGACGACCGAGCTCACGCACGCGCAGTATGCCTCCGTGCGGCGGCTCGTGGGGGAGTCCCAGGACGACGCCGCGCTCTACCCCACCCACGGCTTCGGTTCGTTCTGCTCCAGCGGGCCGGCGACGGGTGCCGAGAGCTCGACGATCGCCGAGCAGCGGGAGCACAACCACGCCCTGACTGACCAGGACGAGGCCCACTTCGTCGAGCAGCTCATCGCCAACCTCACGGCCTACCCGACCTACTACGCGCATATGGGTCCGGCCAACCTCAAGGGACCGCAGCCGGTCGACCTGGCCGTCCCCGAGCCGCTGGACGCCGAGGAGCTGACCCGGCGCCTGGAGCAGGGGGAGTGGGTCGTCGACCTGCGCGAGCGCGTGGCCTTCGCCGATGGCCACCTCTCGGGCGCGGTGAGCTTCGAGTACGGCAACGGGGCCAGCTTCACCACCTTCCTGGGCTGGGTGCTGCCGTGGAACGACCGCATCACGCTGGCCGGTAGCCGGGAGCAGGTCGAGGCCGCCATCCGCGACCTGTCCCGCATCGGCATCGACTCCCCGGACGCCGCGCTCGGCACCGACCCCGCGCAGCTCGCCCCGGACGCCGCCACCGCGTCCTACCCCCGGGTCGGCTGGGAGCAGATGCTCCAGGAGCGCGGCGCGGACGAGGCCGTGCTCGACGTGCGCCGGACCGACGAGTTCGCCGCCTCGCACGTCGAGGGCGCGGTCAACGTGCCGCTGCACGAGCTGCTGACCCGCATGGACGAGGTGCCGACCGGCACCGTCTGGGTGCACTGCGGCTCGGGCTACCGCGCCGGCGTGGCCGCCAGCCTCATCCAGCGTGCCGGTGGCTCGCCGGTCCACGTGGACGCGGGTTTCGGGGATGCCGAGGCCGCGGGCGTGCCCCTCGCGAGCTGA
- a CDS encoding DNA polymerase IV, with product MPQDPRRCIMHLDLDAFFAAVEQRDKPSLRGRPVIVGGLGGRGVVATASYEARRFGARSAMPTIEARRRCPAGTAFLAGRYAAYRASSEVVMEILRGCSPLVEQVSVDEAYVDLGRPAGSLGWEDDVEAWCRELLGRITEATGGLTASVGLATTKMMAKLASEMDKPAGVTLVRPGEELEVLHALSVRAIPGIGPATASRLHGFGVDTVADLARMSEPDLVSIFGTAHGAALHRLARAEDERAVVVEREAKSISVEETFENDVSDRAALESELRRMSRGLAGRLERTGVFARTITVKARQHDFTTQTRSGTLPFATGDAAIILREGRRLLRSVDVTSGLRLLGLGVAGLTAHAQEELALETAYPLLGDAALPDAVGALEEDADGTTVVDDGDEAEVPRAVAGRMLPGWRTGQDVRHDEHGAGWVWGSGRGVVTVRFEGPRTVPGPVRSFAEGDPALHQAEPPDWRDPPP from the coding sequence ATGCCGCAGGACCCGCGTCGGTGCATCATGCACCTCGACCTCGACGCGTTCTTCGCGGCGGTGGAGCAGCGCGACAAGCCGTCGCTTCGGGGGCGGCCGGTCATCGTCGGCGGCCTGGGCGGTCGGGGGGTGGTCGCGACCGCCTCCTACGAGGCCCGGCGCTTCGGTGCGCGCTCCGCGATGCCCACCATCGAGGCACGGCGGCGCTGCCCGGCGGGGACGGCCTTCCTGGCCGGCCGTTACGCGGCATACCGGGCCAGCTCGGAGGTCGTCATGGAGATCCTGCGCGGCTGCTCCCCGCTGGTGGAGCAGGTGTCGGTCGACGAGGCCTACGTCGACCTGGGCCGGCCGGCCGGATCGCTGGGCTGGGAGGACGACGTCGAGGCCTGGTGCCGGGAGCTGCTCGGGCGGATCACGGAGGCGACCGGTGGGCTGACCGCGTCCGTGGGCCTGGCGACCACCAAGATGATGGCCAAGCTCGCCAGCGAGATGGACAAGCCGGCCGGGGTGACGCTGGTGCGGCCGGGGGAGGAGCTGGAGGTCCTGCACGCGCTGTCGGTGCGCGCCATCCCCGGGATCGGTCCGGCGACCGCCTCGCGCCTGCACGGCTTCGGGGTGGACACGGTGGCCGACCTCGCCCGCATGTCCGAGCCCGACCTCGTCTCGATCTTCGGGACGGCGCACGGTGCGGCCCTGCACCGGCTGGCGCGGGCCGAGGACGAGCGGGCGGTGGTCGTGGAGCGGGAGGCCAAGTCGATCTCGGTGGAGGAGACCTTCGAGAACGACGTGTCCGACCGGGCCGCGCTGGAGTCGGAGCTGAGGCGCATGTCGCGCGGGCTGGCGGGGCGGCTGGAGCGGACCGGCGTCTTCGCGCGGACCATCACGGTCAAGGCGCGGCAGCACGACTTCACGACGCAGACCCGGTCGGGCACCCTGCCCTTCGCGACCGGTGACGCGGCGATCATCCTGCGCGAGGGCCGACGGCTGCTCCGCTCGGTCGACGTGACCTCCGGCCTGCGGCTGCTGGGGCTCGGCGTCGCCGGGCTCACCGCCCACGCGCAGGAGGAGCTGGCGCTGGAGACGGCATACCCGCTGCTGGGGGACGCGGCGCTGCCGGACGCGGTGGGCGCGCTGGAGGAGGACGCGGACGGGACGACGGTGGTCGACGACGGCGATGAGGCAGAGGTGCCGCGGGCCGTGGCGGGACGGATGCTGCCGGGCTGGCGCACGGGGCAGGACGTGCGACACGACGAGCACGGCGCGGGCTGGGTGTGGGGGAGCGGGCGGGGTGTCGTGACGGTCCGTTTCGAGGGTCCGCGGACAGTCCCGGGCCCCGTGCGGAGCTTTGCCGAGGGCGACCCGGCGCTGCACCAGGCCGAACCCCCGGACTGGCGTGATCCACCCCCGTGA
- a CDS encoding sulfite exporter TauE/SafE family protein — MTVLVLVLLLAALVGVTLGLLGGGGSILMVPLLVYVAGMETKEAIATSLLVVGVTSAVGAVSHARAGRVQWRTGLVFGVAGMAGAYAGGRLAAYVPGHWLLVGFAAMMLATAFAMLRGRREVDPRKVHDHLPVPQVVLEGLVVGLVTGLVGAGGGFLVVPALALLGGLPMPVAVGTSLVVIAMKSAAGLGGYLASVHIDWTTAGLVTAAAVVGALVGGPLAGRIRPDRLRTMFGWFVLVMAAFIILQEVVVPALAR; from the coding sequence CTGACCGTGCTCGTCCTCGTCCTTCTCCTCGCCGCGCTCGTCGGGGTCACCCTCGGCCTGCTCGGCGGCGGCGGCTCGATCCTCATGGTGCCGCTGCTCGTCTACGTCGCCGGGATGGAGACGAAGGAGGCGATCGCCACCTCGCTGCTCGTCGTCGGCGTGACCAGCGCCGTGGGTGCGGTCTCGCACGCCCGGGCCGGGCGGGTCCAGTGGCGGACCGGGCTCGTCTTCGGCGTGGCGGGGATGGCGGGGGCGTATGCCGGTGGCCGGCTCGCCGCCTACGTGCCGGGCCACTGGCTGCTCGTCGGCTTCGCGGCCATGATGCTCGCCACGGCCTTCGCCATGCTGCGGGGACGCCGCGAGGTGGACCCGCGCAAGGTGCACGACCACCTCCCCGTGCCCCAGGTCGTCCTGGAGGGGCTGGTGGTCGGGCTGGTGACCGGCCTGGTCGGCGCGGGCGGCGGCTTCCTCGTCGTGCCGGCGCTGGCCCTCCTGGGCGGCCTGCCGATGCCGGTGGCCGTGGGGACCTCGCTCGTCGTCATCGCCATGAAGTCCGCTGCGGGCCTGGGCGGATACCTCGCCTCGGTCCACATCGACTGGACCACGGCCGGTCTGGTGACGGCCGCGGCCGTGGTCGGCGCCCTGGTCGGCGGCCCGCTCGCCGGCCGCATCAGGCCCGACCGGCTGCGCACGATGTTCGGGTGGTTCGTGCTGGTCATGGCGGCGTTCATCATCCTGCAGGAGGTCGTCGTCCCGGCCCTGGCACGGTGA
- a CDS encoding pentapeptide repeat-containing protein, with translation MSGEEVAGVTILDEDWYARELTGGSWRDCVLREVDLTEAVTSGARFTDCTFDRCRLNASVHRQSAFVACTFTDTSFFDATLEGCRLDGSSFTGCDLRPITVTGGSWWGVSLRGADLRDQDLAGLRLTEADLTEADLRKASLRGSDLAGAVLRSARLDGADLRETSLVGADLSDVSIRGARLDLAGALALAESLGAVVET, from the coding sequence GTGAGCGGCGAGGAGGTTGCGGGGGTCACGATCCTCGACGAGGACTGGTATGCCCGCGAGCTCACCGGCGGCTCGTGGCGCGACTGCGTCCTGCGCGAGGTCGACCTCACCGAGGCGGTGACGTCCGGCGCCCGCTTCACGGACTGCACCTTCGACCGGTGCCGGCTCAACGCCTCGGTGCACCGGCAGAGCGCCTTCGTGGCGTGCACTTTCACCGACACCTCCTTCTTCGACGCGACCCTCGAGGGGTGCCGGCTCGACGGGTCGAGCTTCACGGGGTGCGACCTGCGACCGATCACGGTGACCGGCGGCTCCTGGTGGGGCGTGTCGCTGCGCGGTGCCGACCTGCGCGACCAGGACCTGGCCGGCCTGCGGCTCACCGAGGCCGACCTGACCGAGGCCGACCTGCGCAAGGCCTCGCTGCGCGGCAGCGACCTCGCCGGCGCGGTGCTGCGCTCGGCCCGGCTCGACGGGGCGGACCTGCGGGAGACGAGCCTGGTCGGCGCCGACCTCTCCGACGTCTCGATCCGGGGCGCCCGCCTCGACCTGGCCGGCGCGCTGGCCCTCGCCGAGTCGCTCGGCGCCGTCGTCGAGACCTGA
- a CDS encoding GntR family transcriptional regulator, with protein MRLDRTSAQPLWAQLHADLLRRLEAGEFTRGFPAEGELREEYAVSRHTVREALRRIRAAGLVRSGRGRRSEVLATTIEQPLGGLYSMFAEVEARGMRQTSRVLSCGVTREVRAAQALGLPPQTDLFGLQRLRLADDVPLAHDCVWMPASLAGDLVGTDFTRTALYEELERHGVARPDGGYERIAAAVLDDELAELLEVDPPAAGLVIERTGTLQGSPVECRRTTVRADRYALTLSFDADGFTVGR; from the coding sequence GTGAGACTCGACCGGACCAGCGCACAGCCGCTCTGGGCACAGCTGCACGCGGACCTGCTGCGGCGCCTGGAGGCGGGCGAGTTCACCCGGGGGTTCCCGGCCGAGGGAGAGCTGCGCGAGGAGTATGCCGTCTCCCGGCATACCGTCCGCGAGGCGCTGCGCCGGATCCGCGCCGCCGGCCTGGTGCGCTCGGGCCGGGGCCGGCGCAGCGAGGTGCTGGCGACCACCATCGAGCAGCCGCTGGGCGGGCTCTACTCGATGTTCGCCGAGGTGGAGGCGCGCGGGATGCGGCAGACGAGCCGGGTGCTCTCCTGCGGTGTGACCCGCGAGGTCCGCGCCGCGCAGGCCCTCGGCCTGCCGCCGCAGACCGACCTCTTCGGGCTGCAGCGGCTGCGCCTCGCCGACGACGTGCCCCTGGCCCACGACTGCGTCTGGATGCCGGCGTCGCTGGCCGGCGACCTCGTCGGCACGGACTTCACCCGGACCGCGCTCTACGAGGAGCTGGAGCGGCACGGCGTCGCCCGCCCTGACGGCGGGTACGAGCGGATCGCCGCCGCCGTCCTCGACGACGAGCTCGCCGAGCTGCTCGAGGTGGACCCACCGGCCGCCGGCCTGGTCATCGAGCGCACCGGGACCCTGCAGGGGTCGCCCGTCGAGTGCCGACGGACCACGGTGCGGGCCGACCGCTACGCCCTGACCCTCTCCTTCGACGCCGACGGCTTCACCGTCGGACGCTAG
- a CDS encoding nucleotidyltransferase family protein: protein MSAPSARTTGLLLAAGAGRRYGGPKALARSDGEAWVVRSARALLDGGCGDVLVVTGAEADGVERVLADAEGMQRVATTFCGTWEQGMGESLRAGLTSLVSRGRTVPLLAVVHLVDLPDVGAEVVARLLDEGGARPSTLARAAYRGTPGHPVSIGQEHWQQVLGGASGDAGARAYLRRARPALVECGDLASGRDVDEQQGGI, encoded by the coding sequence ATGTCCGCGCCGTCCGCCCGCACCACCGGCCTGCTCCTCGCCGCGGGGGCGGGGCGCCGCTACGGCGGGCCCAAGGCGCTGGCCAGAAGCGACGGCGAGGCGTGGGTGGTGCGCTCGGCCCGCGCGCTCCTCGACGGCGGCTGCGGCGACGTGCTCGTGGTGACCGGCGCCGAGGCGGACGGGGTCGAGCGGGTGCTCGCCGATGCGGAGGGTATGCAGCGGGTCGCGACGACGTTCTGCGGCACGTGGGAGCAGGGGATGGGGGAGTCGCTGCGTGCGGGCCTGACCTCGCTGGTCTCCCGCGGGCGCACCGTGCCACTGCTCGCCGTCGTGCACCTCGTGGACCTGCCCGATGTCGGCGCCGAGGTGGTCGCCCGGCTCCTCGACGAGGGCGGGGCACGCCCGTCGACGCTGGCGCGGGCGGCATACCGGGGCACGCCCGGCCACCCCGTGTCGATCGGGCAGGAGCACTGGCAGCAGGTGCTCGGCGGGGCGAGTGGCGACGCGGGAGCGCGGGCCTACCTGCGGCGCGCCCGGCCCGCGCTGGTCGAGTGCGGCGACCTGGCGAGCGGGCGCGACGTCGACGAGCAGCAGGGAGGGATCTGA
- a CDS encoding DUF559 domain-containing protein has product MREAPPRPDLTRPFLRQEGLRAGMSKHTLDGPEFRRLLGSVRVLAEVTVTAHLLARAALLVAPDAVVSHHSAARLYGAVVPDSPRVHLTIGRAQDRRRRQGLQWHVDAAATSCLYRGIRVTTAAQTFLDLAHDLTLVDLVVLGDSLVHRGHASPNALVEAAESRGIPLARRAAALVRRGAESPMETKVRLLLVLAGFPEPRMQVAFVDRGGQTRYRLDLAYPELKVAIEYDGRHHAADPAQWGHDISRREWLDDQGWRLVVLRSPDVHATPWATVRRIAGILAAHGYDKPLPPVPPAAFAEHFPEQPWRSST; this is encoded by the coding sequence ATGCGCGAAGCCCCGCCTCGGCCGGACCTCACCCGACCCTTCCTCAGGCAGGAGGGGTTGCGGGCGGGCATGTCCAAGCACACGCTCGACGGCCCGGAGTTCCGACGTCTCCTCGGGAGCGTCCGGGTGCTGGCGGAGGTGACCGTCACCGCTCACCTCCTCGCGCGGGCGGCTCTGCTGGTCGCGCCGGATGCGGTGGTCAGCCATCACTCCGCGGCTCGGCTCTACGGCGCCGTGGTCCCCGACTCTCCCCGCGTGCACCTCACGATCGGTCGCGCCCAGGATCGGCGGCGCAGGCAGGGGCTGCAGTGGCACGTCGACGCCGCGGCGACCAGCTGCCTCTACCGCGGGATCCGGGTCACGACCGCTGCGCAGACCTTCCTCGACCTCGCGCACGACCTCACCCTCGTGGACCTCGTCGTCCTGGGTGACTCGCTCGTGCACCGCGGGCACGCCAGTCCGAATGCGCTGGTCGAGGCGGCGGAGAGCCGCGGCATACCCCTCGCGCGTCGGGCGGCAGCGCTGGTCCGTCGCGGTGCGGAGTCGCCGATGGAGACCAAGGTCCGGCTGCTGCTCGTGCTGGCCGGCTTCCCCGAGCCCAGGATGCAGGTCGCCTTCGTGGACCGTGGGGGTCAGACCCGCTACCGGCTGGACCTCGCCTATCCCGAGCTCAAGGTGGCGATCGAGTACGACGGGCGGCACCACGCCGCAGACCCCGCACAGTGGGGGCACGACATCTCGCGCCGCGAGTGGCTCGACGACCAGGGATGGCGGCTCGTGGTGCTGCGCAGCCCGGACGTCCACGCCACCCCGTGGGCGACCGTACGGCGCATCGCGGGCATCCTCGCGGCGCACGGCTACGACAAGCCGCTGCCGCCCGTGCCCCCGGCGGCCTTCGCCGAGCACTTCCCGGAGCAGCCGTGGCGCTCGAGTACCTGA